A part of Ammospiza nelsoni isolate bAmmNel1 chromosome 9, bAmmNel1.pri, whole genome shotgun sequence genomic DNA contains:
- the LOC132077031 gene encoding biotin-dependent 3-methylcrotonyl-coenzyme A carboxylase beta1 subunit-like, with protein sequence MWSPGLLCALGRRLPGPSVPLRPLTCLFQSEYREKTPIHLLQSEYREKTQIRLLQEEYQEQPPIFLLRREYREKTPICRLQREYREKTPFCLLQREYRERTPFCLLQREYRELLLPRQRWGRTQHMPPRRFLSDKTKSRRHPKTVPVLDGRVPAVYRHVFQENLRNSEAVIKRYSELLERVKEGGGADAVLRHTQRNKKLFVRERLRLLLDDADFLELSPLAGLHMPYGNVPAAGCLTGIGRICGIWCVFFAGDATVKGGTLYPIGVKKQLRAQEIAMENRLLSVHLVDSGGAFLPLQSELFPDKMHGGRVFYNEAIMSAMGIPQVAVVCGSCVAGGAYVPTMAEESVIIDKIGMLFLAGPPLVRAATGEDVSPEELGGARLHSQVSGCSDHFAPSEKEAYECIRNIVSTLNCEPVPEQDREPDSPLYSPEELLGLAPLAYSYTLPVKLILSRLLDGSRFQEFKAAYGTTLVTGFGHVGGHLVGIVASNGELAHDAALKGSHFVQLCGQRGIPILFLQNTAPQPAGPASISQAEAHSNRLKAQASMMAAVACAAVPKITIVIGGCFGSDSYVMCGRSFSPNFLFLWPNARVGLVDSQNFPTVPPAGDWTGEELELKQLKAKLEEESSAFYSSARLWDDGIILPQDTRKVIAQCLEIMEQKKYQAVSPRPHPIIRM encoded by the exons ATGTGGAGCCCGGGCCTGCTGTGCGCCCTGGGCCGGCGGCTCCCCGGGCCTTCCGTGCCACTGCGGCCCCTGACCTGCCTGTTCCAGAGTGAATATCGGGAGAAAACCCCGATCCACCTGCTCCAGAGCGAATATCGGGAGAAAACCCAGATCCGCCTGCTCCAGGAGGAGTATCAGGAACAACCCCCGATCTTCCTGCTCCGGAGGGAATATCGAGAGAAAACTCCGATCTGCCGGCTCCAGAGGGAATATCGGGAGAAAACCCCTTTCTGCCTGCTCCAGAGGGAATATCGGGAGAGAACCCCTTTCTGCCTGCTCCAGAGGGAATAtcgggagctgctgctgccgaGGCAGCGCTGGGGAAGGACACAGCACATGCCTCCCCGCCGGTTTTTAAGTGATAAAACCAAATCTAGGCGCCATCCCAAAACAGTCCCAGTTCTAGACGGACGTGTCCCCGCCGTGTACCGACATGTGTTCCAAGAGAATTTAAGGAACAGCGAGGCTGTGATTAAAAG GTACTCGGAGCTGCTGGAGCGGGTGAAGGAAGGAGGGGGAGCAGACGCCGTCCTGCGGCACACGCAGCGCAACAAGAAGCTGTTCGTGCGGGAGCGCCTCCGGCTGCTGCTGGACGATGCGGATTTCCTGGAGCTGTCCCcgctggcagggctgcacatGCCCTACGGGAATGTCCCCGCTGCCGGCTGCCTCACGG GAATTGGCAGAATCTGTGGGATCTGGTGTGTCTTCTTTGCGGGTGATGCCACTGTGAAAGGAGGAACCCTTTACCCAATTGGagtgaaaaagcagctgagagcccAGGAAATTGCCATGGAGAACAGGCTGCTGTCTGTGCACCTGGTGGACAGTGGGGGAGccttcctgcccctgcag tCAGAGCTGTTTCCTGACAAGATGCATGGTGGCAGAGTTTTCTACAACGAGGCAATCATGTCTGCCATGGGAATCCCTCAG GTGGCCGTGGTGTGTGGCTCCTGTGTGGCTGGAGGTGCCTACGTGCCCACCATGGCCGAGGAATCCGTGATCATTGATAAAATTGGGATGCTGTTCCTCGCTGGGCCGCCCCTGGTGAGAGCTGCCACGGGAGAAGATGTCTCTCCTGAGGAGCTTGGAGGAGCCAGGCTTCACTCACA AGTCAGTGGCTGCAGTGACCATTTTGCACCCTCAGAAAAGGAGGCCTATGAGTGCATTCGTAATATTGTCTCTACCTTAAACTGTGAGCCGGtgccagagcaggacagggagcctGACAGTCCCTTGTACAGCCCTGAGGAGCTCCTGGGCCTGGCACCACTGGCTTACAGCTACACTCTTCCTGTCAAACTG ATCCTGAGCCGGCTGCTGGATGGAAGCAGATTCCAGGAATTCAAGGCTGCCTATGGGACAACATTGGTGACAGGATTTGGCCATGTGGGAGG GCACTTGGTGGGGATAGTGGCCAGCAATGGGGAGCTGGCTCACGATGCTGCTCTCAAGGGCAGCCACTTTGTCCAGCTCTGTGGCCAGAGGGGAATtcccatcctcttcctccaaaacactgctccacagccagcagggcctgCAAGCATCTCACAG GCAGAGGCTCATTCCAACAGGCTGAAGGCCCAGGCCTCCATGATGGCTGCAgttgcctgtgctgctgttcccaaaATAACCATTGTCATTGGAGGCTGTTTTGGGAGTGACAGCTACGTCATG TGTGGGAGATCGTTCAGTCCAAACTTTCTGTTCCTGTGGCCCAATGCAAGAGTTGGTCTTGTGGATTCTCAAAATTTCCCCACAGTTCCACCAGCTGGGGACTGGACAGGAGAGGAACTGGAGCTAAAACAGCTGAAGGCAAA GTTAGAGGAAGAAAGCAGTGCCTTTTACTcctctgccaggctctgggatgATGGGATCATCCTACCTCAAGACACCAGAAAG gTGATTGCCCAGTGCTTGGAGATCATGGAACAGAAGAAGTACCAGGCTGTGTCTCCCCGTCCCCATCCCATCATCAGGATGTAA